GTATTTTTTTACTTCTTCAAGAAAATGCAATATTTCAGGGTATTCTCTGTATTTTGCAATAATCTCTTCAAAAGGATTTGCAATTGCAAACTCACCAGCTTTCTGGTCTAACTCCCTCATTTTTTCACTTATTTCCTTTTCAATTTCACGCAACCTTGTATAAGTCTCTTCGACCTTTCTCATCATTTCCAGACGTTTTGCCTCTATCGCATCTTTTTCGTCTTTTTGCAGAGACAGAAAATCTTCTCGTGATAATGGCTTTCCATCTACCAATGGAATTACAATAGCACCACTTGGAGAAAGTTGAACCATAAGGTTTTTTGTTTTTGCTATATTTTCCAGTTCATCCATAGCATTCTGGTACAGGCGCTGATGCTCTTCCATAATGTCCTGTTTTCTCTTGTTATGCTGTTCGCTTCCAAAAGTCTTGGGTATCTCTTCCTTTAACCTCTTGAGCAATCTTTCCATATGGTTTTGGAAATCTTTCCCACCGCCCTGCAACAATTTCAGGATTTTTGGCTGGTCAGGATCAGAAAAATTATATACATAACACCAGTCGTAAGAATGATACTTGGTTCCCTTTTCTTTCTTTTCAATAAGAAATCTTTTAAGCATCTCCTTTACAGTTGTTGCCTTCCCTGTGCCAGTAAGGCCTGTTAAAAAAAGATTATATCCAGCCCTTTCAAGAGAAAGCCCAAATTTAATAGCATCTATTGCTCTATCCTGTCCAATAAAATCCCTTAGTGGCTGAATATCTTCTGTACAGGCAAACTGCAACATATTTTCCGGACATATCCAGCGAAGTTTTTCTGCAGGGACAGAGTATTTTTCAGTATTAATAAATTCCCCCATGTTTAGCTCCTTTTTTATTTAATCAAAGATTGAACTTATTATATCATGTCACTGTTTTCTAAAATAATTCTTTGAAGGCAAGTTTATTCAATATCCGCAGCAAAATAAACTACCCATTGATATCCACCTTTGCCAAAGGGAAGTAGAATGGAAAAAATATCCCTTCATATGATATACATAAAATTAAAACCAGAAAGGAAAAGATTGAAAGAAAAAAGAAAAAATATTACTCAAAGGGATAGTTATAAAATACTCACTTCGTTATTTGACACTACCACAGATTTTTTATATTTACTCGATGAACGGGGGACTATTTTAAAAGTCAATAGAGCTGTATTAAACCGAACGGGATATACAGAAGAAGAGATACTCGGTTTGAGCATCGAAAAAATTTTTAGCCCTGCATCACAGGAAATTTTTGCACAAAAATTTCCTGTGCTTCTAAAAAATAAAGTTAATAGTGAAGAAGTAGATATAGTTTGTAAAAATGGTGAGATTGTTAATGTTCTTTGCACAGGGTCAATTGTCTGTGATGATTATGGTGATATTATATACATCATTGTTTATCAGAAAGATATAACTAACCTGAAGCGCTCTGAGGAAAAACTTCGACAGATGGATAAGATAAAGCTGCTCGGACAGCTTGCTGCTGGTGTTGCCCATGAGGTCCGAAATCCATTGAACTCAATACTGGCAATTACAGAAGCCTTATTCCAGGATATCGGGGATAATCCAGAATATAAAATTTTCCTTGAGCATATAAAAAAACAGGTCGATCGTTTATCAAAATTAATGAATGATTTATTAGATCTTGCAAGACCGATATACCCATCAAATTTTCATAAAGAGTCTCTGTATACAATTTGCAAGGCTGCAATAAATTTATTTAAAGAGGAGGGTGTTTCACAGAAACATAAAATAAATTTATTTCTGTCTCCTGAAAAGACCTTTCCAGAGGTAATGGCAGACAGTTCTCGATTACAGCAGGCTTTTCTCAATCTGTTGAAGAATTCTTGTCAGAATAGTCCTGAAGATGAAGAAATCGAATTTATTTTGTCATTACATGATAGAAAATTTGTTAAAATATTTATTGTTGATCATGGGATCGGAATTCCAATTGAAAATCTTCAAAATGTATTCGATCCATTTTTTACAACTCAGAAGGGCTCTTATGGTCTGGGGCTCAGTCTAACTAAACATATCATTGAATCTCATGGAGGTGAAATTTTGATATATAATAACAATCCACCTCCGGGGTGTACTGTTGAAATTATGTTACCTATTGCTAATGAGGAGATAAAATGAATCCGAAGATTCTTATTATTGATGACGAAGAAAGCACGAGGTTCGGATTATCAAGGTATCTTTCAAAGGTTGGCTATATAGTTCAGGATGCTGATACCCTATCAAAATCAAAGGAAGCAGTTTCATCTCAACGGTTTGATGCTATTATTTTAGATCTTAATCTACCGGACGGCAATGGCCTTGACTGGATACCAGAATTAAGGGAAATCCATCCAGATGTAGCACTTGTCATTATAACAGGATATGGTGATATCCCTGTTGCAGTTGAAGCGATGAGACGTGGTGCTGATAATTTTCTTACCAAGCCAGTAAATATGGCAGACCTTGATGTTTTTCTCAGAAAAAGTCTTGAGATAGGTAATCTAAGACGAAAACACCTAACCACTCAGCGTTTGATGAGAAAAGATCAGCCGTATTTTGGAGAAAGTTCAGTCATGAAAAAAGTTATGAATATGATATCCCTCGCATCTGAAAATGAGTCTCCAGTTGTGTTGCTTGGTGAGACAGGCTCCGGGAAAGGGTTTTTAGCAAAATGGTTACACGATCATAGTCCACGATATTCTGGCCCTTTTGTTGAATTAAATTGCTCAAACCTCAGAGGAGACTTACTTGCGAGTGAACTTTTCGGTCACGCTAAGGGATCGTTTACTTCTGCTGTTCATGACAAACAGGGATTGATCGAGGTAGCAGACGGTGGAACACTTTTTCTCGATGAGATTAGTGATATGGATTTAGGAGTTCAGGCACAATTTCTTAAAGTTGTTGAGGAAAAACAATACCGTCGTCTTGGTGAAGTTAAAATGAGGACGAGCGATTTCAGGCTTATATGTGCTACAAATCATGATCTTGTTGAAGAGATAAAAAATGGCAGATTTAGGAAAGACTTATATTTTCGGATTAATGTCCTGCCAATAACAATACCTCCTCTAAGGGAAAGGCCAGAAGATATTCCGGGATTTGTCCGCAAGATTTTGACAAATTTAGGGCATAATGATACTGAAGTCCCAGATGAAATTATTCAGATGCTAAAAAACTATCCATGGCCCGGCAATATCCGAGAATTAAGAAATGTTCTGGAAAGAGCAATTCTTCTTTCACAGGGTAAAACTCTTTCAACAGAACATTTTCCTGGTTTAGAACCATGCTATTTCATATCAGAAAAAAATAAAAGACTCAGTAATCTTGATAATATTGAGGAAAATCATATAAGAGCTATAGTCAAACAATTTAATGGTGATACTCGCAAGGCATCTGAAGCATTGGGAATCTCAAGGGCAACATTATACAGGAAATTAAAAAAATTTCAGAAAAAATAATTTATATCCTTTATAGAATTGTAACTTTTAATGATATTCTAATCTCCTAATATAAAAAACGTTCCATCTCATAATTCTCATTTTTAATAATCATTTTCAACAAAAGTGAAATTTTATTTATCAAAATTTAACGATAGCTAAAAAACCTTTTATTATTCTTTATTTCTGGAGACAGATATTTTCTGGCATTTATTTTGCTCTATTTGTATTATTTAAGAACTGACAATTAATTATGGCTAAAACAAGGCAGAAAAAGAGTCACATACTTCTTGTGGATGATGAAAAAGCACTTCTGTTGGCTTTTAAAAAATTTCTTCAGAGTCCAAAGATTAATGTTGACACAGCGGAAACATTTAATGAAGTTAAATCTATGTTAGAAAAAAAAGTATATGATGTCATCATCACAGATCTCAGACTTACAGGAACTTCTAAAGAAGAAGGTCTAAATATTATTAATATGACAAAGGAAAAAAATCCTGAAACGCAGGTTATTCTACTTACAGCATATGGGAATCAGGAAATAATGGAGAAGGCATATCAATTAGGAGCTGCATATTATTTTGAAAAACCAGTTTCAGTGAACGTTTTAAAAGAAGCTCTCATGAATTTGGGGGTTATGTAAAAGCATTTAAGAAAATAAGCTTAACCCAAATAATGCATACATTACTCGAAAATTTCTTTGTATTGACGAATTTATTAAATTATTCAGATTCTAATTGCATTTTCGGGTTAAACTGTAATTAACAGCGAGATTGCTTCGTTGCACTTTCAATGACATTTCTTTATTTCTTTTTGTTATACTTTCTAACAAAAATTTCTCTGCTTGTTATAAATGAAATATGTGTAAATTTTGTTTTGACCATGAAGAATGCTTTTAAAAAAGAACTTTTCAAAATTGCAAAGGACATCAAAATTCTTATCCTTGATGTAGACGGAGTGCTTACTGATGGAAGTATTATTCTTGACAATAAAGATAATGAATTAAAGTGTTTCCATGTGCGTGATGGACATGGAATAAAAATGCTATTGAGGCATGACATAGTTGTTGCGCTTATTACAGGTAGGTATTCAGAGGTAGTGAAAAGAAGAGCAAAGGAGCTTGGGATCAAAGACGTTTTTCAGAAATGCTATGACAAAACAAAAGCTTATAATAGGATAGTAAAAAAATATGCTATAGGCGACCATCAGATTGCATATGTTGGAGATGATATTGTAGACATACCATTATTAAAAAAATGTGGTTTTCCTATTACTGTTTCAGATGCAGATAAACATGTTAAATCTTTTGTAAAAATGGTCACAAAGAACAGAGGTGGCAGAGGTGCTGTTAGAGAGGTATGTGATTTAATTTTGAAAGCAAAAAATCTATGGGAAAATATTATCAGTGAGTACTCTAAAATTTAATCTTCCGACTTTACTCACACTTAGCAGAATAATTTTGATTCCAGTTTTTTTATTCACCGTTTACCAGCATCCTGTCTTTGGTGCATTTATATTCATTATAGCTTCAATAACAGACTTTCTTGACGGCTACCTTGCAAGACGTTCTGGTGAAGTAACAAAATTCGGCATAATTCTCGATCCGATTGCTGATAAATTCCTTGTTATATCTGCACTGATCGTCCTTGTAGAAATGGAACGACTTCAGGCATGGATAGCTATTATAATCATTGTAAGAGAATTTCTTGTTACCGGTTTGAGAGTCGTTGCACTTTCAAAGGATATAATTATCCCGGCTGAAACTGGAGGAAAGATAAAAACCACTCTTCAAATAACTGCGATCATCTGTCTGATTCTTATGAAAAGCATTGTGAATATACATCTCTATGATATTGGTATAATTCTTATATGGATCGCAATGGTTCTATCCATAGTATCAGGAGTTAAATATACTATATCTTTCTGGAAAAAGATCTAAAAAATGGATATGATTAGAATTATCATATTGTTGTTTGTATCTTTTATTATTGGTTCAATTCCTTTTGGTATAATAATAGCAAAGGCCAAAGGTGTTGATTTAAAGAAGGTTGGAAGTGGAAATATAGGTGCAACAAATGTTTTACGGTCTTTAGGAAAATGGCCAGCAATATTAACACTTATAGGAGACATCCTTAAGGGTACTTTGGTAATCGCGATAGGCAGATATCTGGAGGTTGGAGCATTTTACGAAGGTCTAATGGGAATTTCTGCGATTCTTGGACATAATTTTTCTCTCTTCTTGAGTTTTACAGGAGGCAAAGGGGTTGCAACAAGCATTGGTGTTCTTATTTTTTATATCCCCGAGGTAGCTATCATCACAATTCTTCTCTGGTTATTCGTTGTTTTTATTTCAAGGTATTCATCTCTTGGAGCACTTTTGTCTTTTGGGCTTCTGCCAATCAATATTCTTATTTTCGATGATAAAAAGAAATTGATTATCGGTATTATGATTGCTATCCTTATATTTATAAGGCATCGAGATAATATACAGAGGCTTTTGAAAGGCACAGAAAGGAGAATTGGGCAGAGGGGATGAAAAAAATTATCTTCTTTTTTTTCATCTGCATTATTATTTTTCCCCATTTATGTTCAGGTGAAAT
The DNA window shown above is from Nitrospirota bacterium and carries:
- a CDS encoding PAS domain S-box protein — its product is MEKISLHMIYIKLKPERKRLKEKRKNITQRDSYKILTSLFDTTTDFLYLLDERGTILKVNRAVLNRTGYTEEEILGLSIEKIFSPASQEIFAQKFPVLLKNKVNSEEVDIVCKNGEIVNVLCTGSIVCDDYGDIIYIIVYQKDITNLKRSEEKLRQMDKIKLLGQLAAGVAHEVRNPLNSILAITEALFQDIGDNPEYKIFLEHIKKQVDRLSKLMNDLLDLARPIYPSNFHKESLYTICKAAINLFKEEGVSQKHKINLFLSPEKTFPEVMADSSRLQQAFLNLLKNSCQNSPEDEEIEFILSLHDRKFVKIFIVDHGIGIPIENLQNVFDPFFTTQKGSYGLGLSLTKHIIESHGGEILIYNNNPPPGCTVEIMLPIANEEIK
- a CDS encoding HAD-IIIA family hydrolase, giving the protein MKNAFKKELFKIAKDIKILILDVDGVLTDGSIILDNKDNELKCFHVRDGHGIKMLLRHDIVVALITGRYSEVVKRRAKELGIKDVFQKCYDKTKAYNRIVKKYAIGDHQIAYVGDDIVDIPLLKKCGFPITVSDADKHVKSFVKMVTKNRGGRGAVREVCDLILKAKNLWENIISEYSKI
- the pgsA gene encoding CDP-diacylglycerol--glycerol-3-phosphate 3-phosphatidyltransferase, translating into MLSVSTLKFNLPTLLTLSRIILIPVFLFTVYQHPVFGAFIFIIASITDFLDGYLARRSGEVTKFGIILDPIADKFLVISALIVLVEMERLQAWIAIIIIVREFLVTGLRVVALSKDIIIPAETGGKIKTTLQITAIICLILMKSIVNIHLYDIGIILIWIAMVLSIVSGVKYTISFWKKI
- a CDS encoding sigma-54-dependent Fis family transcriptional regulator — protein: MNPKILIIDDEESTRFGLSRYLSKVGYIVQDADTLSKSKEAVSSQRFDAIILDLNLPDGNGLDWIPELREIHPDVALVIITGYGDIPVAVEAMRRGADNFLTKPVNMADLDVFLRKSLEIGNLRRKHLTTQRLMRKDQPYFGESSVMKKVMNMISLASENESPVVLLGETGSGKGFLAKWLHDHSPRYSGPFVELNCSNLRGDLLASELFGHAKGSFTSAVHDKQGLIEVADGGTLFLDEISDMDLGVQAQFLKVVEEKQYRRLGEVKMRTSDFRLICATNHDLVEEIKNGRFRKDLYFRINVLPITIPPLRERPEDIPGFVRKILTNLGHNDTEVPDEIIQMLKNYPWPGNIRELRNVLERAILLSQGKTLSTEHFPGLEPCYFISEKNKRLSNLDNIEENHIRAIVKQFNGDTRKASEALGISRATLYRKLKKFQKK
- the plsY gene encoding glycerol-3-phosphate 1-O-acyltransferase PlsY, which gives rise to MIRIIILLFVSFIIGSIPFGIIIAKAKGVDLKKVGSGNIGATNVLRSLGKWPAILTLIGDILKGTLVIAIGRYLEVGAFYEGLMGISAILGHNFSLFLSFTGGKGVATSIGVLIFYIPEVAIITILLWLFVVFISRYSSLGALLSFGLLPINILIFDDKKKLIIGIMIAILIFIRHRDNIQRLLKGTERRIGQRG
- a CDS encoding response regulator; the protein is MAKTRQKKSHILLVDDEKALLLAFKKFLQSPKINVDTAETFNEVKSMLEKKVYDVIITDLRLTGTSKEEGLNIINMTKEKNPETQVILLTAYGNQEIMEKAYQLGAAYYFEKPVSVNVLKEALMNLGVM